One genomic region from Deltaproteobacteria bacterium encodes:
- a CDS encoding tetratricopeptide repeat protein, whose product MSTGILRTVGLLTVLSGCATAVPELVVPPDGISWSPNAPFRDQPKAEISAEARAFNHFLRGHQLISEGNFDGALKELEAAAAANPDEAFLQFRLASFYLRRGEMKKALVAAEAAAKLEPKSAEHHLLLAGLYSSLGETQKGLSEYNEVLKLDDKNQEARLYLGALYLQIEDYARATQRLEELLKLDPDSALGHYYLGRVRAKSKLYLAAEQSFRKALEFNPKSEAVLMDLALVYELEGKTEDAIQTYQRLLQVNAQNGWARKRLGELYVGQNKLDDAMRQFETLQGSESDPRETRIKIGLISFEKGDFERAATEFNLVLAGDPDNDRARYYLGATYIELKSDDKALEAFERVPEKSELYADSRLQAAYLYDRKEQIQKAIEVLQPALKKRNDRKELYAFLSALYRKSKDFPKAIQSMERVVVLDPKSDEAHFQLGALYDEVKNKDKSIAAMKKAIEINPKNAPALNYLGYTWAEMGVQLDEAEDLIQRALKIQPDDGFYIDSLGWVYYQRGDYPKAVEQLERAVELTADDPTIIEHLADAYDKAGKSDRALTRYRDALKRTKEAEQSKRIRDKISRLEKKA is encoded by the coding sequence ATGAGTACAGGCATTTTACGGACAGTCGGCTTGCTTACGGTGCTGTCCGGCTGCGCTACGGCGGTGCCTGAGCTTGTCGTTCCTCCCGACGGTATCTCCTGGTCTCCCAACGCGCCGTTCCGCGATCAGCCTAAGGCTGAAATATCCGCCGAAGCGCGCGCCTTCAACCATTTTCTCCGCGGCCATCAACTGATCAGCGAGGGCAACTTCGACGGCGCGCTCAAAGAACTCGAAGCGGCGGCGGCGGCGAACCCGGACGAGGCTTTTTTGCAGTTCCGTCTGGCGTCGTTTTATCTCCGTCGCGGCGAGATGAAAAAGGCGCTGGTGGCGGCTGAAGCGGCTGCCAAGCTTGAGCCCAAGAGCGCCGAGCATCATCTGCTTTTGGCCGGTCTCTATTCCTCCCTTGGCGAGACCCAAAAGGGGCTGAGCGAATATAACGAAGTGCTCAAGCTCGACGACAAGAATCAGGAAGCACGCCTGTACTTGGGGGCGTTGTACTTGCAAATCGAGGACTATGCCCGGGCCACTCAGAGGTTGGAGGAGCTGTTAAAGCTCGATCCCGATTCGGCGCTGGGCCACTATTATCTCGGCCGGGTGCGCGCTAAGAGCAAGCTTTATCTAGCTGCCGAGCAGAGCTTTCGCAAGGCGCTGGAGTTCAATCCCAAATCCGAAGCGGTTTTGATGGACTTGGCGTTGGTTTACGAATTGGAAGGCAAAACCGAGGACGCGATTCAGACCTATCAGCGCTTGCTGCAGGTGAATGCGCAGAACGGCTGGGCGCGCAAACGGTTGGGTGAGCTGTACGTTGGGCAAAATAAACTCGACGACGCCATGCGCCAGTTCGAAACCCTTCAAGGTTCCGAGAGCGATCCGCGCGAAACCCGCATTAAAATCGGTCTGATCTCTTTTGAGAAGGGCGATTTCGAGCGCGCCGCCACCGAATTCAATCTTGTCCTCGCCGGTGACCCCGACAACGACCGGGCGCGCTATTATCTCGGCGCCACCTACATTGAATTGAAATCCGACGACAAGGCGCTGGAGGCCTTTGAGCGGGTGCCGGAAAAAAGCGAGCTCTACGCCGACTCCCGTCTGCAAGCCGCTTATCTGTACGACCGCAAAGAGCAGATTCAAAAAGCCATCGAAGTATTGCAGCCGGCGCTCAAGAAACGCAACGACCGCAAGGAGCTATACGCTTTTCTGAGCGCGCTCTATCGTAAGTCGAAGGACTTTCCGAAAGCGATTCAATCCATGGAACGGGTCGTGGTGCTCGATCCCAAAAGCGATGAAGCGCATTTTCAGTTGGGCGCGCTTTACGACGAAGTAAAAAATAAAGACAAGTCGATCGCCGCGATGAAAAAAGCCATCGAGATCAATCCTAAAAACGCCCCGGCGCTGAATTACTTGGGCTACACCTGGGCCGAGATGGGCGTGCAGCTCGATGAGGCCGAAGACTTGATCCAGCGGGCGCTCAAGATTCAGCCCGACGACGGTTTTTACATCGACAGTCTGGGCTGGGTGTACTACCAGCGCGGCGATTATCCCAAGGCGGTGGAGCAGTTGGAGCGCGCCGTAGAATTGACTGCCGACGATCCGACCATCATCGAGCATCTCGCCGATGCCTACGATAAAGCCGGCAAGTCCGATCGCGCGCTGACGCGCTATCGTGACGCGCTCAAACGCACCAAGGAAGCCGAGCAGAGCAAGCGCATCCGCGACAAGATTTCCCGCCTGGAGAAAAAGGCTTGA
- a CDS encoding DUF4292 domain-containing protein, translating into MPQLPAPRWESAKLIEALGQRRAQFSSLRSLARINYVGPEGKHGFDEAVLVQRPDRLRLETLSMLGAILIVTANDKEMIGYHPREGVLVRGQSSKANLLRYTQIPLELDEITALLAGLPPVDGALAWRQEGNALIFSANGLRKDSVAFESQLLVPTQWQRFDGNGAVELTALFSDYISTPAGLFPSKINLDAPLQSKKLEIRFQEPELNPTIPADSFSQQKPAHVQEIPIEMIGS; encoded by the coding sequence ATGCCGCAATTGCCGGCGCCGCGCTGGGAATCGGCGAAACTGATCGAAGCCCTCGGCCAGCGCCGCGCGCAGTTCAGCTCGCTGCGTTCTTTAGCGCGCATCAACTACGTCGGTCCCGAAGGCAAGCATGGCTTCGACGAAGCGGTGCTCGTGCAGCGCCCGGACCGATTGCGTTTGGAAACCTTGTCGATGTTGGGCGCGATCTTGATCGTCACCGCCAACGATAAAGAAATGATCGGTTATCATCCGCGCGAAGGCGTGCTGGTGCGCGGCCAGAGTTCGAAAGCGAACCTGCTGCGCTACACGCAAATCCCGCTGGAGTTGGACGAAATCACCGCCTTGCTCGCCGGCTTGCCGCCGGTGGACGGCGCGCTGGCGTGGCGCCAAGAGGGCAACGCGTTGATATTCTCCGCCAACGGGCTGCGCAAAGATAGCGTAGCTTTTGAATCCCAGTTGCTGGTGCCGACCCAGTGGCAGCGCTTCGACGGCAACGGCGCGGTGGAATTGACCGCGCTTTTTTCCGACTACATTTCCACGCCGGCCGGTTTGTTTCCGTCGAAGATTAATTTGGATGCGCCGCTGCAAAGTAAGAAGCTGGAAATCCGCTTTCAGGAGCCGGAACTCAATCCGACGATTCCGGCCGACTCCTTTTCCCAACAAAAGCCGGCTCATGTGCAAGAAATCCCCATCGAGATGATCGGTAGTTAA
- a CDS encoding ABC transporter permease, whose amino-acid sequence MGHYLIQRTLLMIPTFIGITLIGFLIMRLAPGDPAELRAAGGLGAAAGGGISVEKRGSVDEAVAQWRAQYGLDKPLHVQYAVWLKNLFTLNFGESFKDNQSVWGKILERLPVTVKLNLWSILVVYLVAIPLGVYSATHPNSFGDQVTTLAAFVLFAVPLVWAATMAIVFICGGDFYYLFPPGGLESLDFTDDWPVWKQLKDHAWHLFLPVVLLSYDGFAGMSRYMRSSMLEVLGQDYVQVARAKGLPEGIVIAKHVLRNSLIPQVTILASILPGVIGGSVIIETIFSIPGLGQLGFESVLARDYPTVLALFTVSAVLTLFGILLSDILLAAVDPRIAFGRRQQ is encoded by the coding sequence ATGGGTCATTATTTAATTCAACGCACCCTATTGATGATTCCGACCTTCATCGGCATCACTTTGATCGGTTTTTTGATCATGCGGTTAGCGCCGGGCGATCCGGCCGAGTTGCGCGCCGCGGGCGGTCTTGGCGCCGCGGCGGGCGGCGGTATCTCGGTCGAGAAACGCGGCTCGGTGGATGAGGCCGTTGCGCAATGGCGCGCCCAGTACGGGCTCGATAAGCCGCTCCACGTTCAATATGCGGTGTGGCTCAAAAATCTTTTCACCTTGAATTTTGGCGAGTCGTTCAAGGACAATCAATCGGTCTGGGGAAAGATTCTTGAAAGACTTCCGGTCACCGTCAAATTAAATCTTTGGTCGATTCTGGTGGTTTACTTGGTCGCAATCCCGTTGGGTGTTTATTCGGCAACCCATCCAAATTCATTCGGCGATCAGGTCACGACATTGGCGGCGTTTGTGCTGTTTGCGGTGCCGCTGGTTTGGGCGGCGACGATGGCGATTGTGTTTATCTGCGGCGGCGATTTTTACTACTTGTTTCCGCCCGGCGGGTTGGAGTCGCTCGATTTTACCGATGATTGGCCTGTTTGGAAGCAGCTTAAAGACCACGCCTGGCATCTCTTTCTGCCGGTGGTGTTACTGTCATATGACGGTTTTGCCGGTATGTCGCGCTACATGAGATCAAGCATGCTCGAAGTGTTGGGCCAAGATTACGTTCAAGTCGCCAGAGCTAAAGGCTTGCCCGAGGGCATTGTCATTGCGAAACATGTGCTGCGTAATTCGCTGATCCCGCAGGTGACGATTCTGGCGTCGATCCTACCGGGAGTGATTGGCGGCAGCGTCATCATTGAAACGATTTTTTCCATCCCTGGTTTGGGACAGCTCGGTTTCGAATCGGTGCTGGCGCGCGACTATCCAACCGTGCTGGCGCTGTTCACGGTGAGCGCGGTTTTAACTCTTTTTGGTATTTTGCTTTCCGATATCCTATTGGCGGCCGTGGACCCGCGCATCGCTTTCGGACGTCGCCAACAATGA
- a CDS encoding ABC transporter permease produces the protein MSATQSNNAAETAQGLWSDVWKRFKRNPIALAGFCVVCILALMALFADFLANDKPYYTVYKSKAYFPILRDYLVETKLSQWPAELLNVEFRKLEGAKSFFPPIPYRPSNINLLEPLEPPSAKHWFGTDKLGRDVMAGMIHGSRVSLSIGFVAVGIAVAIGVVLGAIAGYFGSWIDLIVSRLFEVMLSIPTFFLLITIAALLPPSIFLTMAIIGLTSWVGIARFTRNEFLKIRNLDYVTSAIALGASDRKVMFRHILPNALAPVIVSVVLGIAGAILVESSLSFLGIGVPAELVTWGSILHEASSTTFAWWLAVFPGFAIFITVLAYYLVGEGLREVLDPRLRGLR, from the coding sequence ATGAGCGCTACGCAATCGAACAACGCCGCGGAAACGGCTCAGGGGTTGTGGTCGGACGTTTGGAAACGCTTCAAGCGCAATCCCATCGCGCTGGCGGGTTTCTGCGTCGTTTGCATCCTCGCGCTCATGGCTTTGTTTGCCGATTTTCTTGCCAACGACAAGCCTTACTATACGGTATACAAAAGCAAGGCGTACTTTCCGATCCTGCGCGACTATCTTGTCGAAACCAAGCTTAGCCAGTGGCCCGCGGAGCTTTTGAACGTTGAATTTAGAAAACTTGAAGGCGCCAAATCATTTTTTCCGCCGATTCCGTACCGTCCGAGCAACATCAACCTGCTCGAACCGCTGGAGCCGCCATCGGCGAAACATTGGTTTGGCACTGACAAGCTCGGCCGCGATGTCATGGCAGGCATGATTCACGGTTCGCGAGTCTCGTTGTCCATCGGTTTCGTCGCTGTCGGCATCGCGGTCGCCATCGGCGTGGTTCTCGGCGCCATCGCCGGTTATTTCGGTTCATGGATCGACTTGATTGTTTCTCGGTTATTCGAGGTAATGCTGTCGATCCCGACATTTTTTCTGCTGATAACGATCGCGGCGCTGCTGCCGCCGAGCATTTTTTTGACTATGGCGATCATCGGCCTGACCAGTTGGGTCGGCATCGCGCGCTTCACGCGTAACGAATTTCTGAAAATTAGGAACCTGGATTACGTCACCTCGGCGATTGCGCTCGGCGCTTCCGACCGCAAAGTCATGTTCCGCCACATTCTTCCCAACGCCCTGGCGCCGGTGATCGTCTCGGTCGTGCTCGGCATCGCCGGCGCGATTCTGGTCGAATCGAGTTTGAGTTTTCTCGGCATCGGCGTCCCTGCGGAATTGGTGACCTGGGGCTCGATTCTCCACGAGGCCAGTAGCACGACCTTCGCCTGGTGGCTGGCGGTGTTTCCCGGCTTCGCCATCTTCATCACGGTGCTGGCCTACTATTTGGTCGGCGAAGGTTTGCGCGAAGTGCTCGATCCCCGTCTACGCGGCTTGCGTTAG
- a CDS encoding ABC transporter substrate-binding protein, translating into MMRSRMIAALLALLLNPNSLWAQITKPIYVSLPGPGNVQHLAYAVAKEKKFYEEMGLSNVNIVVLRGNAMNVQALMSGSVHYSSAFGPSMQAMFKGEQIRVLLQIFSQIPFGLIVNPEIKRLEDLKGKKLAVTFGGSTYSVLQALLAKHGFNEKFAEYLNIPDNEGKAVALVQGRAAGALFAPPTDRPLLKASFKRLLYMGDEFKNIPFSALQAMNKQVQDEPEMTQRMVNAVLKALYWIRANREGAMDIIMKTGRLNEREIAASLYDLMRDAYIPSLSPEGLYKRAELEFAVLKENPNFKPEQFVDDRFYKAAVKLLAKEAGVKL; encoded by the coding sequence ATGATGCGCAGTCGCATGATCGCCGCGTTGCTGGCGCTGTTGCTCAATCCCAATTCGCTGTGGGCGCAAATCACCAAACCGATCTACGTTTCCTTGCCCGGCCCCGGCAATGTCCAGCATCTCGCTTACGCCGTCGCCAAGGAGAAAAAATTCTACGAAGAGATGGGCTTGAGCAACGTCAACATCGTCGTGCTGCGCGGCAACGCCATGAACGTGCAGGCGTTGATGTCGGGCAGCGTGCACTATTCGTCCGCTTTCGGGCCGTCCATGCAGGCGATGTTCAAGGGCGAGCAGATTCGCGTGCTGCTGCAAATCTTCAGTCAGATCCCCTTCGGCTTGATCGTCAACCCGGAGATCAAGCGGCTCGAAGATTTGAAAGGCAAAAAGCTCGCCGTCACCTTCGGCGGTTCCACGTATAGCGTCTTGCAGGCGCTGTTGGCCAAACATGGCTTCAACGAAAAGTTCGCCGAGTATTTGAACATCCCCGACAACGAAGGCAAGGCGGTGGCGCTGGTGCAGGGCCGGGCGGCGGGCGCTTTGTTCGCGCCGCCGACCGATCGGCCGTTGTTAAAAGCCAGCTTCAAGCGGCTGCTCTACATGGGCGACGAGTTCAAAAATATTCCCTTCAGCGCGCTGCAAGCGATGAACAAGCAAGTGCAGGACGAACCGGAGATGACCCAGCGCATGGTCAACGCGGTGCTGAAAGCGCTCTACTGGATTCGCGCCAATCGCGAGGGCGCCATGGACATCATTATGAAAACCGGCCGCTTGAACGAGCGCGAGATCGCCGCGTCGCTCTACGATCTGATGCGCGATGCCTATATTCCCTCGCTCAGCCCCGAAGGACTTTATAAGCGCGCCGAATTGGAATTTGCCGTGCTTAAAGAAAATCCGAATTTCAAGCCGGAACAGTTTGTCGACGACCGCTTCTACAAAGCGGCAGTGAAACTTTTGGCCAAGGAAGCCGGCGTGAAATTGTAG
- a CDS encoding alpha/beta fold hydrolase, with protein MAEKTLDEIKAEIFHRAGRINPFERVKKADVEQVMKSLSSLDSDLWGREWGKFGAQYEAQGDEQEKQGNKKEAGETFYLAYEYYRIGRYPVPSSPEKMTCYKGALRTFLKAAPYMDPPLERCEIPFEGKKVVGYLQVPKGVSRPPVVMHWGGVDGWKEDRRTNSDVLLDKGLACFTIDMPGAGENPCLGNDPHAERTFSAAMDYLESRADIDGKRIACMGGSFGGYWAAKLAHTEPKRLRGAVNWGAGIHRTFQEEWLRPALTLTASQYLMGPASLLDARSYIFGVKSLEEVLKIAPTLSLVAQGLIDQPCAPLLCINGKEDDQHPISDLYLLAEHGSPKDLRIIPAPATWDARRANRTTKWCAS; from the coding sequence ATGGCGGAAAAAACTCTCGACGAAATCAAAGCGGAAATTTTTCATCGCGCCGGACGGATCAATCCGTTCGAGCGGGTGAAAAAAGCTGACGTCGAGCAAGTGATGAAGAGTTTGAGCAGCCTCGATTCAGATCTCTGGGGGCGCGAGTGGGGCAAGTTCGGCGCGCAGTACGAAGCCCAAGGCGACGAACAAGAGAAGCAAGGCAACAAGAAAGAAGCCGGCGAAACATTTTACTTGGCCTACGAATATTACCGCATCGGCCGTTATCCGGTGCCGAGCAGTCCGGAGAAAATGACTTGCTACAAAGGCGCGCTGCGGACGTTTCTCAAGGCCGCGCCATACATGGACCCGCCGTTGGAGCGCTGCGAGATCCCCTTCGAAGGAAAAAAAGTTGTCGGTTATCTGCAAGTGCCCAAAGGCGTGAGCCGTCCGCCGGTGGTGATGCACTGGGGCGGCGTGGATGGCTGGAAAGAAGATCGGCGCACCAACAGCGACGTGCTGCTCGATAAGGGGTTGGCTTGCTTCACCATCGACATGCCCGGCGCCGGCGAAAATCCTTGCCTTGGGAATGACCCCCACGCCGAGCGGACATTTTCCGCGGCGATGGATTATCTCGAAAGCCGCGCCGACATCGACGGCAAGCGCATCGCTTGCATGGGCGGCAGCTTCGGCGGCTACTGGGCCGCCAAGCTCGCGCATACCGAACCCAAACGTCTGCGCGGCGCAGTTAACTGGGGCGCTGGCATACATCGGACGTTTCAAGAAGAGTGGCTGCGGCCGGCGTTGACGCTGACGGCGTCGCAATATTTGATGGGGCCGGCGAGTCTTTTGGATGCGCGCTCCTACATTTTTGGTGTAAAGTCGCTGGAAGAAGTGCTCAAGATCGCGCCGACGCTTTCGCTGGTGGCGCAGGGTTTGATCGACCAGCCCTGCGCGCCGCTTCTCTGCATCAATGGCAAAGAAGACGACCAGCATCCGATCAGCGATCTGTATCTGCTCGCCGAGCACGGCAGTCCGAAGGATCTGCGCATCATCCCGGCGCCGGCCACATGGGACGCAAGAAGGGCGAATCGAACGACGAAGTGGTGCGCATCGTAA
- a CDS encoding carboxymuconolactone decarboxylase family protein: protein MARIATITKKEQLDEAGQKVYDAIAQSRGVVGGPWLALLHSPEMAQRTMHLGAYVRFESTLDHKVLEFTALVAARELDCKHEWAAHINHGTKAGIAMETIRLVHAKKGAESFFSEDAQIVSFVREMIHNHRVSEPTFQAIYNRFGEKSMVELTATVGYYAMLACTLNTFDVYTATPPDDLKI from the coding sequence ATGGCACGTATCGCAACGATTACAAAAAAAGAGCAACTCGACGAGGCTGGGCAGAAAGTTTATGACGCCATCGCGCAAAGCCGCGGCGTGGTCGGCGGGCCGTGGCTGGCGCTGCTGCATAGTCCGGAGATGGCGCAGCGGACCATGCATCTTGGCGCCTATGTGCGCTTCGAGTCGACTCTGGATCACAAGGTTCTTGAGTTCACGGCGTTGGTCGCGGCGCGGGAGCTTGATTGCAAACATGAATGGGCGGCGCATATTAATCACGGCACCAAGGCGGGCATTGCCATGGAAACCATCCGCTTGGTCCATGCCAAGAAAGGCGCGGAGAGTTTTTTCTCCGAAGACGCCCAGATCGTCAGCTTCGTGCGCGAGATGATTCATAACCATCGAGTCAGCGAGCCGACCTTTCAGGCAATCTATAATCGCTTCGGCGAGAAAAGCATGGTCGAGTTGACCGCCACCGTCGGCTACTACGCGATGCTCGCCTGCACGCTCAATACTTTCGACGTTTACACGGCTACGCCACCCGATGATCTCAAGATTTAA
- a CDS encoding SDR family oxidoreductase, producing MKLKDQVALITGAGRNIGKAMAKLFASEGAKIVVAEMHEGRGQAVVDEINKSAGQAALVLGDVSKSADVQRLVKEAASKFGGIDILVNNAALTDHANIFDSTEEEFDKIIAVSLKGPYLVTKYVAVQMRDQGRGGKVLNFGSTSGLVGRFDGIAYAAAKAGVINMTRAMAVQLAEYNIRVNCIVPNRSGSPVGYDDDVAGSRTFQNLAGRLGTADDQAKAALFLVSDDSSFIIGHPLIVDGGVMATANFPREQFQK from the coding sequence ATGAAACTTAAAGATCAAGTGGCGCTGATCACCGGCGCGGGCAGAAACATCGGCAAGGCGATGGCAAAGCTTTTCGCTTCGGAAGGGGCGAAGATCGTCGTCGCCGAGATGCATGAAGGGCGCGGCCAAGCGGTGGTCGATGAGATCAACAAATCCGCCGGCCAAGCGGCGCTGGTGCTGGGCGATGTTTCCAAGTCGGCTGACGTGCAGCGCTTGGTGAAAGAAGCGGCGAGCAAGTTCGGCGGCATCGATATCCTGGTCAATAACGCGGCGCTCACCGATCACGCCAATATTTTCGATAGCACCGAAGAAGAGTTCGACAAGATTATCGCCGTGAGTTTGAAGGGACCCTATCTGGTAACCAAATACGTCGCGGTGCAGATGAGGGACCAGGGACGTGGCGGCAAGGTTTTGAACTTCGGTTCAACCTCGGGCTTAGTCGGCCGCTTCGACGGTATCGCTTACGCGGCAGCCAAAGCCGGCGTCATCAACATGACCCGCGCCATGGCGGTGCAGCTGGCGGAGTACAACATTCGGGTCAATTGCATCGTTCCCAACCGTTCCGGTTCGCCGGTGGGTTATGACGACGACGTGGCCGGCAGCCGGACCTTTCAAAACCTCGCCGGACGGCTCGGCACCGCCGACGATCAAGCCAAGGCGGCATTATTTCTAGTTAGCGACGATTCCAGTTTCATCATCGGTCATCCGCTGATCGTCGACGGCGGCGTGATGGCGACGGCTAATTTCCCGCGCGAACAGTTTCAGAAGTAA
- a CDS encoding ABC transporter substrate-binding protein, giving the protein MPTMRKLVSAWLTIILALAISSDSHSATPPRRAVIGHAALNARLAPLWVAEDFGFFVKYGVNANAIFIRQAPVLVAALTAGDVHAAYTGGTTVLTAVTGGADLKTVATLTNKIGYDVVAAPSIKTAKDLRGKKVGVQTLAGTVWMGAMLGLEYLGLDPERDKITFLVIGDQTVATQALEAGQIDMTVLDGVFSRRLKQKGFNILAELGKANIPFSSQGLVARGATLRDQRDLIESLLKGLLEGMVFCLSPRNKPAVVATIMKRLKLNDTASAEEGYLDVINGVERKPFPTLDGLRNIQRLMKLRNPAIEKFKVEEMIDDRILRQLDASGFIDGLTKIYPAK; this is encoded by the coding sequence ATGCCGACTATGCGCAAGCTTGTTTCAGCCTGGTTGACGATCATTCTCGCGTTGGCGATTAGCTCCGATTCCCATTCGGCAACCCCGCCGCGCAGAGCGGTTATCGGCCACGCGGCGCTCAATGCCCGCTTGGCGCCGCTGTGGGTGGCGGAGGATTTCGGTTTTTTCGTTAAGTATGGCGTCAACGCCAACGCGATCTTCATCCGCCAAGCGCCGGTGTTAGTCGCGGCGCTCACCGCCGGCGATGTCCACGCCGCCTACACCGGCGGGACTACCGTGCTAACCGCGGTGACCGGCGGCGCCGATCTGAAAACCGTCGCGACGCTGACCAATAAAATTGGCTACGACGTGGTGGCGGCGCCGAGCATCAAGACGGCGAAAGATTTGCGCGGCAAAAAAGTCGGTGTGCAGACCCTGGCCGGTACCGTCTGGATGGGCGCGATGCTCGGGTTGGAATACTTGGGGTTAGATCCCGAGCGCGACAAAATAACTTTTCTCGTCATCGGCGATCAGACCGTGGCGACCCAGGCTCTCGAAGCGGGGCAGATCGACATGACCGTGCTCGACGGCGTGTTCAGCCGGCGGCTCAAGCAAAAAGGATTTAATATTCTCGCCGAGCTCGGCAAGGCGAACATTCCATTTTCCTCCCAAGGTTTGGTGGCGCGCGGCGCGACCTTGCGCGATCAGCGCGATTTGATCGAAAGCCTCCTCAAGGGACTGCTCGAAGGCATGGTTTTTTGTTTGTCGCCGCGAAACAAGCCAGCGGTGGTGGCGACGATCATGAAGCGGTTGAAGCTCAACGACACCGCCTCCGCTGAAGAAGGTTATCTCGACGTGATCAACGGCGTCGAGCGCAAACCGTTTCCGACGCTAGATGGCCTGCGCAACATTCAGCGCTTGATGAAGCTGCGCAATCCAGCCATCGAGAAATTCAAAGTCGAAGAGATGATCGACGATCGGATATTGCGCCAGTTGGACGCCAGCGGGTTCATCGACGGTTTGACGAAAATTTACCCAGCAAAATAG
- a CDS encoding type II toxin-antitoxin system Phd/YefM family antitoxin yields MKLSDQIKPISYLKANTAAVIRQMTERREPLVITQNGVATAVIQDVASYEQTQDTMALLKILALGNRQIEDGKVISAQAAIKRLRTLKARD; encoded by the coding sequence ATGAAATTGTCCGATCAAATTAAACCCATCAGTTATTTGAAAGCCAATACCGCGGCAGTGATTCGCCAGATGACCGAACGGCGCGAGCCGCTGGTGATCACTCAGAACGGCGTCGCCACGGCGGTCATCCAGGACGTTGCGTCCTACGAACAAACCCAAGACACCATGGCGCTGCTGAAAATTCTCGCCCTGGGAAACCGGCAGATCGAGGACGGCAAGGTGATATCAGCGCAGGCCGCGATCAAGCGGCTGAGGACACTGAAGGCGCGTGACTGA
- a CDS encoding alpha/beta hydrolase: MGRGKNLDEIKAMIRSRTGKRNTFRHAKGADVESVLANLTSKDPELWAKEWSRVARPYEAQGIQFEKEGRFKEAREAYVQAYAYYATGRYPTPHTPGKMECFRKSLEVYEKAGKYFEPVLERIEIDSKVGKIPIYVRVPKDGKQHAIVINFGGIDSFKAESYEYDEGLQQTGIASCAVDMPGVGECPIKASPTAESIFSAVIDFLETRPDVDAKRIAIMGRSFGGYWSAKMAHVEAKRLRAAIVWGGGVHYFFQEEWLRESTNAESYLMDHDIARCRLFGVEKFTDLFKPWSELSTRHFAIGV, translated from the coding sequence ATGGGCCGGGGCAAAAATCTCGACGAAATCAAAGCGATGATCCGCTCGCGCACCGGCAAGCGCAACACTTTTCGTCACGCCAAAGGCGCCGACGTCGAATCGGTGCTCGCCAATCTCACCAGCAAAGATCCCGAACTCTGGGCCAAGGAGTGGTCGCGCGTCGCTCGGCCCTACGAAGCACAGGGCATTCAGTTCGAGAAGGAAGGCAGGTTCAAAGAAGCCCGCGAAGCCTATGTACAAGCTTACGCTTACTACGCCACCGGCCGCTACCCGACGCCGCACACGCCGGGAAAAATGGAGTGCTTCCGCAAAAGTTTAGAAGTTTATGAAAAGGCCGGCAAATATTTCGAGCCGGTGTTGGAAAGAATCGAAATCGACTCGAAGGTCGGCAAGATTCCCATCTACGTGCGCGTGCCGAAAGACGGCAAGCAACATGCGATCGTGATCAACTTCGGCGGCATCGATTCGTTCAAAGCGGAAAGCTACGAATACGACGAAGGCTTGCAGCAGACGGGAATAGCGAGTTGCGCCGTCGACATGCCCGGTGTCGGCGAGTGTCCGATCAAAGCCTCGCCCACCGCCGAGTCGATCTTCAGCGCCGTGATCGATTTTTTGGAAACGCGGCCTGATGTCGATGCGAAAAGAATCGCCATCATGGGCCGCAGCTTCGGCGGCTACTGGTCGGCCAAGATGGCCCACGTCGAAGCCAAACGGTTGCGCGCGGCGATCGTCTGGGGCGGCGGCGTGCATTATTTTTTCCAAGAAGAATGGCTGCGCGAATCGACCAACGCGGAAAGTTATTTGATGGACCACGACATCGCCCGCTGCCGCCTGTTCGGCGTGGAAAAATTCACCGACCTGTTCAAACCCTGGTCCGAGTTATCAACTCGGCATTTCGCGATCGGGGTATGA